The DNA sequence gttttgatcatttctccatccgaggtcgttcaaaaaatttgaatttctaatGTGAGGACATTCGGCCATAATATACTTGAATAAATGACTTCAGatgaaaaagttatcaactataaagttgcatgactttttgagatctacaattttttgtttttgtcatttctccatccaagcttatttgaaaaaaaaatcaaattcaaAATGTAatttttgtttgttagatgatttcaaatgaataaATTGTCATTTACAATGTtacataacttttcgagatctataacttttcttTTCGTCCTTTTTTCACCCGAGCTCCTTACACACTCACTTATATCTATAGAGCATCTGATTTGTTTGGTATTAACTTCTATAAAATCAtgtaaaacaaatattttagcatcaaatCAACTTTAAATAAAAAGGTTGTGAACTATAAACTTGTagaactttttgagatctacatctTTAATTTTGGTTTTCTCTATCTAGGATTCTTTCCTACTAGTGCACACTCACTTGTGCCTTTACAGCATATATATGAACTCCTTTGATATTAACTCTATAAAATCTTATGATACTTATATTTGGACATCCAAATAACCTTGAATCAAAAATGGTTTAACAACAAAGCTGTAGATCTCAAATCatactacaactttcatataaaATTCGTCTTCATCGAAGATCATCTGAGGaagttttgaagtttttcatgtAGCAAAAACTAGCACTGATGACCCAATATCATTGTCGGTTCGTGGCTAAAACCGTAAGTGATATGAACTAGCAGTGATGACCCAAATACTAACGTTGGTTACTCCTATCACTGACAAAACCAGCAGTGATGGGCCGACAGTAAAATTCAATTATGTAGTAGTGCACGTGCatgccttcttcctcctccttcaCTCCCCTCTTCCTAGCTACCTTATAGTAACAAAAATGGCAGCCACTAGGTGCCATGGGCATAGAACCTGTCGTTCCTTCCACGATTCATCTCCCCCACCACTTCAAGACGTCCCTAGTAGGTACCTCCTCTCTTTCCCAGCCCTGATTTGGTTGTTTTAGTTGGAATTGCTAGGATGATTTAATGTCATTAGGGTTTGGTGATTTTGGTGGAAATGTATAACAATATCAGTAGCTCTGCATAGATCGGGTACACATTTAGATGCATCCAATGTGTGATGTAATATAGGATGGCCCACTATAGGTTGAAGAATTGAGGATGTTCGCTGTGATGCTCTGACAATGCTGTGCAGTGGACGGGGACGAGCAGGAGGACAGTGCCTGGCTCCTTGTTCTGAGGCTAGGGACAAGGACAATGTGCGGCACGGATGGGGTGTGGCAGACAATGGATGGGGTTAGGGTCGGATCTGTCGGTAGCGCTCTTAGGGCTCTTCCAGTCAGCATGGATGCAGATGACCACATGAGGGAGATAAAATATTTGCACTAGGGAGACAACATGAGGGCAGAGAACCAAAAATTGCAATATAGGAAAGAGACATCATTGCCGGTTCAAAGCATCAGCCGACAGTAGGGAGATTGTCATATATGCCAGCTCTAACAATTTGCTTATTTCTTTTTCTCTTCTAGTATACAACTTGATACCACATATGAATGAATATGCACAAATGCACAACGGAAAATTTTCATACAAAATCTCGTCAAACGGATAACAAAGACCTTTTTTTGTAATTAGGGCAATGTTAGCATCAAAGCATACAGACGCATAATAACCTTGGCTTCTACGAGTATCGGTAGTGCATTATTGAGGCAACATTTGAATGAACACCTCACGAAACTATTTCTAGCACCACGCACCTCAAGGATCGGAGGGGTGGGGTTTATTAGGCTACCAAAAATGATGAGCCAATACGATTGGCTGATCCACTACTCGCAGCCCAAGAATCAAACATATCATGCAAGCATTTCGCTAAGCACATCTTAAATTGTTGTGTAGTCTCATCATGACGAAATTTCTTCTAGTACCTCTGGTGCACAATCTTGACTGGGGCtcgagccccccccccccccccccctattGCTACCAGGCCAGTCCCCCTGGAGCCCTCCTCCCCAAAACAAGGTTCATCCCACAATGAGCTCATGTTTAGGTTACAAATTACTATGAAGGAAAGGTTATGGGGATGTGGTTGTGTGGGACTAGGAGAGAACAGTTGTCCGGACACATGATTTATAAGTAGAAGCAATGGCTGTAGATGGATCCAATGGTTGAGAATAAAGTAAACTGATGTTTTGTGGATCCAACGGCATAGAACACTGCAGGGTCAACGAAAAACCTGGTGGTAATTTCATAATATAGCTGCAAGGCAAAGCCAGAAAGAAGCAGTGAAATATCACTACCGGATGGTGATTTGACCTGACATTGAAATCGCAACTATCACTGCCGACTGGTGATTAGACCCGGTAGTGTTATATCAGTTCTGGCTTGCAGGTTCAACTGGCACTGGTACATCTCCCGATTGCCGGTTTACTAGGGTTGTCAAACATCGACCGATTATAGGTTTACAATCCGATAGTGATGTGTAATCACCGCCAGCTACAGCGTACCCAGCAGTAACTGCCTATTCTGACCAAGTGAATAAAGTTTTCCTGCTATGAACCTTATAACGGAGATACCTCAGCATTTATATAGTGGGTTCAAATTGtataaggcattgtttagttccaaaatattttgcataatggacactgtagctctttcgtttgtatttgacaaatattgtctaatcatggactaactagcctcaaaagatttgtctcgtcaattccgaccaaactgtgcaattagtttttatttttatctatatttagtacttcatgcatgtgtctaaaaattcgatgtgacggggaatctgaaaaattttgcaaagttttttggaaactaaacaaggcctaaaatcatATCTAAGATGTGcctcatttttttatttattaatttatcGGTACAAGATGCCAAATCATACAAGCAAGATGGTTCAGCATTAATATATGATATGAGGATACATATATCTCTGTTACGGATACATGTATCTCTTTTgtggagatatatatatatcaacatTATGATGTGCCACTGCATGTATCGATATATATCTCTATTGTGGATACATATATGAACATTAAGATGTGCCACTGCATGTATATAAACAGGACCGAACAGGGCAATATGCATACTAGAACACAAGTCTAACAATACAAAactgttcttcttcacttgCCACTTGTAATCCGCAAGACAATGAGGACCGAGTGCGCAGCTCTTTGCATTGTCCTGGTGATTATGTCCTCAACTCTCTCATCCTCAAAGGATGGTACGTATATAACCTCTTATGTAGTTACAATATTTCCATTCCTGCATGGTTTAAAAACTCGGCTGTGGATCATATATGCATGCAGTTGTTCAGAGGATAGGTCTGATTTTACCAGGATGCACTCTACCGCTTTGCCAAACAAGTTGCTCGGAGTTTGCCAAGAAGAATGGCGCAGTGGTAAAGATGTGCTTCTGTGCGGCAGAGAATAATTGTGAATGCTTGTATGTGAAGCAACAGCATCCGCTCCTTACTACAGAAGTCATGGGATTAGCTGCAGCGGAGGACGATAATGGAACTTTTGTTTGAATATACACGATTAAAATTGACACAGaccttttttcaaaaaaaaaaattgacacAGACCATGGATATAGGGGTCATTACATGACTGCAGATAATGACATATATATTGCTAGCTCTTGCATGTAATTTATCCTGTAATTTATCCATGATCTGTTTCCATCTCACTCTAATAAAAATGGTTGCGCATCTTCCTTAGATATACTTTTGTTCACCAATGTATATCCACCATTCTGGTTATAACTAAATTATTTTGAGGCCGTGATGAGTTTTGTATTTTCAAATAGAGACCCGTTGATTCCTCAGGTTTGGTTGAGTTATGCCAAGAAAGCCATAGCGCGCGACCATCGAATGAATCAGTCCTACCACTATTGCACACAACGCTGCCCAGCACCGACGACCTGGTGGCAGTTTGTTCTCCCTGGTATCTATAACTAAAATAATGGGCATGGCTTATACAGGCCTGACTGGCATGGCTCTACCAGACGAGAGCTTTAGTTTTTTGCAATTTCTGTAGGAACAATTGCTAATTTTCCATGCCAAGAATACAAAACTCATTACACAAAATCACAAACCCAACAAAGTCTGATTTATGTTGGCACAAAGACAATTAACAATTGTTTCTGTTGTCACACAAGGACAAAAATTTTATATGTTATGACACAAAGACAAAAATAACAATTCACAAAAGTAATAATTTACTTGTACTAGTTAGTGGTACGCGGTGTCAACGGACCCCTCACCAACGGCCAGAGCCCGCCTTAGCATGCATGCCTTGTAACGTATGTGCCGCACTCGTCGCGTCAAGATCCACAGAGCGCGCTCGCTAAGCCCGCTCGCGCATGCACTGGAGTGGCCACGGCCACCGATTGTATACTATATATGTACACACACAAGATCAATACAAGTTGTCCAGTTGATCCACATACTCTTTCATGGTATCATCGTCCACGGTCTCTCTCTAAAATCCCTCAGCCACATCTTCTTCTTCCGCTGCCCCGATGGCACCTGCTTCCAACCACTCCAGCGTCTCTGACTCCGCGTCATCCGATGGCGGCTTCTCCGTCGCGCCTGCCTCGTCCACCGCCATCCAAGGGATCTCGATCCGCCATCACGTCCCAGGAGTAGGCGTTCTGGGCCCTTGTCCACCGTTCCATCCTCAGTAGGCGATGATGGCGACACACATGACCGTGGCTCCACCCGGCAGCGCCTTCGACCCCAGCGCCCTCTACGCTGCCCTTCCGAACGCCGGCGTCCCACACAACCCACCGGCTTCGTTGATCCACAGCGCCCGAACGACGTGTGTCTTTTGTCGCGCTCCCTCTACGGCCTCCGACAAGCACCACGGGCGTGGTTCGAGCGTTTCGTTGGTCATGTGACAACACTGGGCTTCGTTCAGTCCAAGGCGGACACGTCACTCTTTGTGTACCACCGCCATGGCGCCACGGCTCAGCGTGCACCGTCATCAGCATGGCTTCTTCCTGTCTCAAGCCCAGTACGCCGAGGACATACTTCAACGTGCTGGCATGGAGCACTGCAATGCTGTTGCTAGACCAGCAGACACAAAGCCAAAGCCATCCACATCCAATGGCGTGCTCATCGATGACGCCACTTCCTACAGAAGCATTGCTGGTGCACTGCAATATCTGACACTCACACGTCCGGACATTGCGTACGCCGTACCGCAGGTTTGCCTCCATATGCACGCACCACGGGACGTGCACCAGACCATGCTAAAGTGCATCCTACGGTACATCAAAGGCACACTCACTCTCGGCGTCCAGCTGTGGGCTGCTCCAACACCGACGATCACCGCGTACTCGGACGTAGACTGGGTCGGATGCCCGGACACGCGGCGATCAACTTTGGGCTTTTGTGTCTTCCTTGGGTCCTCCCTCATCTCGCGGTCGTCTAAACGACAGAACACAGTATCGAGGTTGAGCGCCGAGGCAGAGTATCATGCCATCGCCAACGCCGTCTCCGAGTGTTCATGGATCCGGCATCTCCTCGGCGAACTTCTTTGCAGGGTACCGTCGGCGACAATGGCGTTCTGCGACAACATCTCTTCGGTGTACATGTCGCGAAACCCACTACAGCACCAGCACACGAAGCATATCGAGTTAGATATACACTTTGTCCGGGAGAAGGTCGCCATTGGTGAGCTACGGGTAACACACGTTCCAAGTGCAAGGCAGATAGCTGATATCTTCACCAAGGGTCTACCATCGGCATTGTTCAACGACTTCCGGGACAGCCTCTCCGTTCCAACGCCTACAGTCGAGACTGCGGGGGGTGTCAACGGACTAGCCTCACCAACGACCAGAGCTCGCCTTAGCATGCATGCCTTGTAATGCCTGTGCCACACTCGCCGCGTCAAGATCCGCAGAGCGTGCTAGCTAAGCCCGCTCGCGCATGCATTGGAGTGGCCACGGCCACTGATTGTATACTATATATGTACAGACACAAGATCAATACAAGTTGTCTAGTTGATCCACATACTCATTCACGCGGGCTTGGCATTTTGACCTTGAGGTAGGCACAATTAGGTACTAGCATAAACTTGGTGTAGAACAACCTCCCAAAGATGGCGTGGTACGGCCACTCAAAGTCGACGACCTCAAAGGAGAGTGTCTCCATGTGGTAGTACCTGGTCACGGAACATAACTGAGAGGATGATGGTGCCTAGAGGCGCAAGTTGCCTGTATCGATTCCGTGGACCTCAAAGGAGAGTGTCTCCACCCGTCCACCGCACCAAGCACTACTGCACTAGGCAAGAGGCAAGGCAAGGACTCGTCAGTCATGAGGCAAGGTCCCCGCGCGGCCTCACCTTGAGCAGTTGAGCACAGGTGCACGACCAGGCCCAGGCGGACATCCGCGTTCCGCGCGCCAGAGTGCCAGACCACCAGGCGCCACCGCGCGTCCGCGCCAGCCGGCAGCCGCGACCGCCAACCACACGACTACACTGTGTGTcgctcctcgtcgtcctcatccGACCGGCATCCAGCAGGCAGCAGCTAAAAATTTTCCTTCGAATTTGAGAGAACAATAACATATATGTGGTGTGCTGTTGTTTTATGCTGCATTGCTCTTAAAATTGCCCCTATTGACTGCATGAAAATCAGGCAAAATGCTGCCAAAATTTGCAATTGAATGGtttgtttatttcattttgAATTTTTTCAGTTCCTTCGGTTAGAACCAAAATCGAACCGAATTACCCGAAACCGAGATTCCTCAGTTCTGTGTTTTCTAAGGAACCGATCGGTGCTTGTTGCTGTTGGAACCGAATTTGTTAGATAACCGAAGTACCGAACCGATTGGTTTCGGTTAACCGAACGCCCAGGCTGAAATGTCGTTGCCCCTGTCCATCAAGACCTTCATCATCCCCACACCTTCCACCATTGCACTGACCACCAGAGGGAATCAGCCTGCCTCCGCAACGTGATTAGGGTTGTCATTTCTATTGAAGGTGATTGGCCGCTCAAACTAGTGTAAGTAGACTGGGACTGCGGGGCCGGTGGCATAAATCTGATGGTGCGTGAACTTCTTGTGACGACGGTCTTCATAGGCTTTCGAGTCGCCGAAGATGAGCATCATGTCCTCGACGCGTGGGTATTTGCCTTGATCCTCATCACATTCACCCTGCTTGCTCTTGCCTGGCTGGTTACCCTTTGTTGTCTCCTTACTACCCTCCTAGCGGAGGCTTATCCTCCCATTGTTGACATATAGCTGACTGGCATTGTTGATAGCTAGGTTTTAGTATGTGTTTGGGTCAAGGTACCCCGGGTATCTTAAGGCACCGAATGGTTAGCTGCTTGAGCAGCGCAACTAGCCAAAGCTTAGCTCCTACATAAGCCACAAATTAAAGGCCTTGGGCCAAATGATGGAAAACATATCCCATCATGACCACTCCCTTCTCCTTCCATCGCATGCTACACAACCACGCTCGACCTCTCCCTCGGCTTGACCCCTAGGACAGCACGGGGAGAGGTTCAATGCCACCAAGTACACCTGCCCTAACAGAGACAGACGCACTCCACTCGCTCCACTAGGACAGAGGAGACGACCATCTCTCAACACGCAGGATCTCGAGGCGAATGTCATCCTTGTGTACCCCTTGCATAGACAAGACAATAAAGCAAGCCAGTGATGCCTGGTACAACATTGCATCATCCAAAGCCAACACGACAAGACAAGCATATGGCCCCACCCGCTATGATAGGATGGGTCGCATGACCCCGACTTTTGCTCCACAAGACCAAACCAGGCCATCGCGGGCCCTGACTTGACAACCTAGGGTTAAGGACCATGGCGCCATGACTCGAAAAGGCGACCAGCAACCCGAAGAGCAGCTGCTCCCTCACTATGGCCATGACGCCACCGGCCGAACAAGAGACAATGACGAAGGCAGGGCAAGACCACGTCCCACAGGATAGTTGGTGAACCACCGCCATGCCAACAATGTTGTCACGACCAACACAATGATGGCCATTTCTGGACGTATGATGATGCCATTACAAGACAAGATGGAATGCTGGCCAAGTTAACTTACTTCTCCCTCTTTCTGGCTCTTGACTGCTCGGGTCGGGAGAACCCATCTCACTACGTGTAACCTGGCCCCCAAACTCTATACAAGGGTGGCCACTCAGGTTAGGAGAACACATTGGATAATAGCTGTTGGATATGGTTGAGTAAGGAGAGAGAATGTATAGGGGATGATCTAGTGCCTCTGTTTTTATGATGTTGCATTATTCTAGGTGCATTTGTGGGTGTGAATGGATTAAAAGTCATCTATGTGGAGCAGGCATTTGTGGGGTGCACGTAGAATAATTTTAACTGGTGGTTTAGGCGTAGAGATAAATATTAATGATATTCTATAGTAtatatttgatcaaaattaAAAGCATTACAATTATTTTGGACTGAGGGAGTATGGCTAGCTGGAAGCTTTGGGTGGAAGCTGTTGGCAGCGGACATGTACTGTGAGTGTAACACTAACCATGTCGATTGACAAGATGGTGGTGGTTCGTTATCCCAAGTTGATGAAATAATAAAGAAGTAGGTGGTGGGGCAAAGTGTAAGCACTACCTCACTTAGTTTGGACCAACGGTGTAAGCATCTCTAATAAGGCTCCTAAATAGGGCGCCTACCCTACTTTTTTATGCCACCGTGAAAAATACTCAATCTAATAGAACTTTCACTTAGATCTCTATTACTTTGTGGAGGTTCTTAAATTTTCTCCACCAACCCCATCGCCTAAGGGTGTATAGTGAGCTCCCTACTTCTTTTTGGGAAAAAGGCGCACGTCTTCTTTTTAATCATAAGTCTTCCCCATGGCATCGTCCTATTTCTTTCTTGATGACATGGCTCCCCTACCAGTAGTGTCCCATCCCATCGAGGTTCACTCAACTAGTGCTCCTTGCCCTCATAGCTTAGTCAATCAGAACGATGGTGTAGACGACTAAACAACAGTGGTGCTTCCCCATGCCTACATAGTTTAGTCAGTTGGAATGACGATAGCTATCACCCAATGACAAGTAGACCCCATTTGCTATTGTCTACCTAAATGGATTTTGACGGTGGACGAAACAAAACATTAATAATAAGTAAAGCTCTCAAATCAAGAGTAAGATAGAGTCCTGATTTGAGGTCACCATGCTCTAATACACTAACTTATTtgctagttaaaaagaaaaGACAAAAAAAGCCCACATATGTCGTACGATCTTTGTagctaaggccttatttagattccaaaagtttttagattttgacatcgtagcattttcgtttttatttgataaatattttttaatcatgaagtaactaggcttaaaagattcgtctcacgatttacaggtaaattgtgcaattagtttttgtttttatctatatttaatactttatgcttgtgccccaagattcgatgtgatagaaaatctaaaaaagtttttgttttttgggtgaactaagagcaactccaacagctttgctattcttattattgaggccttttagaacttttatagtagaaaaataggctccaacagatgtgctatttggttttgtaaaatagaaagtttgctatctcttgattttcgttggccatatatagccatcCACCGAAACTAGCTATCTAATAGCAAGGCTGTTGTAaacctcttcttttttaagaagttatctATTTTACAAAGTGGCTAAACATTAGAATTTAGCTACTcattttagccaagctcttggagatgctctaaacaaggcctaatacaaATATGATCTCAGTCGTTGAAATGGAGATGGTGCCACGTTTCCAGTGACGAGCAGAGGCAAGATTCGTTTTTGGCCTTCTTtacttttgaaatttttttgaattttattattataacattttcgtttttatttgataaatattatacaattatagagtaattaggcttaaaagattcgtcttatgatttatagaaaaattttgcaattagttttttgtttttatttatatttaatattctatacatatattgtaaaatttgatgtggaCAAAGAATGttgaagtttttggttttttatgaGAACTAACGCCTTTGTTTCCGTCTTCTTCTGCCCGAAAGAACAGCGGAACAGCGGAGGCTGCAGAGCTCCAACCCCAAGCGCTTTGTGCGAGACCCGGAAGCGGAAACCAGTCCAAGAACCTTGCGAAGCCCCGCCATGTCGCCAATCAAGGTATACGCCCACAGGTGGTCGCAACCCTGCCGCGCCGTCATCATCTTCTGCAGGTAGGTCTGCACTCTGCTCCGTTCGGTTCTTGAACAAGGCATCCGGCCGCTCGATTCTTGATGTCCGCCGCCGCGTGCAGGGCGAACAAGATCGATTTCGAGGAGGTCACGGTGGATCTGTTCAAGTCTCAGAACCTCACCCCTGAATTCAGAAGTACCCCTTTTTCCCCTCATTAGTCAACGTCCTCATGCTCATTCCTGATTTCGGTCCTCTTTTTGGCCAACATTGCTGCAATTGTTTCACCTATGTCTCAAATTGAGTGTCAATTATGTGTACTACAACAATCGGTGGAATGTGCCTATGTTCTTTTCAGTACTAGTGGTGGAaaattcaggaaactcatctCGCTAGTATTTGCAGAGCTGCTTGATTTCCTCTGATTGCTGGTCCTTTCTTCAGAGATAAACCCAATGGCACAAGTGCCTGCAATTGTGGATGGAAGGTTTAAACTGTTTGAAAGGTACACCATGCCCTATCAAAATTTATGAGTTGCTTGCTGATTGTGTCAAACTTTGTTGAAACCTCGTCTGTAGACATCCACATACATATATTCAGTACATTTGGCTTGATTGCTTGTTAAAAGTGTATGTATTCATTTTTCCCTTTTGCCTTTGACATATGTACTTTACAAACCAATGTTATTTTGATTCTGACAAGCACAGAAAGGGCTTGGAGGCATCTTATATTCTTATGTCCCAAACAAATGAtatagaccttgctacaagtttGTTTAATCACAGTCCATATAACTTGGATTCTAGGACCATCCTTTAGAATTATCTGTTTCATTATGCGCATGGTCTTTCTATATGGTTGCTCATAATACTACTGATATTAAATGTGTAGTATCTCTAGTATAGTTTTTGTAAGCTCTAGTACATGTTGTATAGATCCTGAGATTTGGTTTAAAGAAATTGTAAGGAGATTGGACATAGCAGCCTAATGCTATTTGCAACAACCTGTAATTTGAGTTGCCAAAGATTAGGTGCCTCTGCCCTTGTTTTGCATAGCACTGATCCAACTCTCATCTCCTCGCTTCAAATATCTTCACAATGGATAATTGACTTACTGTGACGAAACTTTGATATTTTTTGACAGTCATGCCATTTTGAGGTATCTTGCGACGGTCTTCCCTGGAGTTGCAGATCACTGGTACATTACATAATTGAAATGATGctcaatttatttttttacagtTGTTGTTTCTTCTGGACTACCTTTTGCAAACTGTATCAGTTTGAATTGCTTTGTGCAGCATATAAAATCTTTCCTGGTCAGATTCAAAGTAATGAGTTTGATGTAGACTGATCAAGTTATAAACTCATTTTTTCAGTTCTGTTTTGTATTAGTATGTCAAAGAGCAGATCTGTCTCTTCATGAAAATTCAGTTATTTCAGTAACTTCAGCGCTGATGAGCCTGTACAGAGAATTTGAGTTTTTTAGCCATTATTATAAAGATGTTTTGTTATACTATTTAAGTATCAAGGTTGGCAAAAGCTCTACTAAACCTTTCCAGAAGCCTAGTCAACTTTCCGGCAATGATTGATTTGTTGAAGTAGTTATTGAAGCTGGATCATGATTCATAAGGCAGGATCATGTTGAGTTGATTACTTGAACTGATTTGTTTTTCTGTAACAAATGCTGAAAGTAAAAGCAGATTTCTTATTGCAGAGTGGGTCTATATCAGCAAATTAATGTGTTAGGCTTACTTGAACAAGATAATGTGTGTTATATTTTGATGATTGATGCGAGTCATATATCTTCCATGGTGATCTTATATCTTGTCCCATACAGGTATCCAGCTGACTTGTTTACCAGAGCCAAAATTGAGTCAATCTTGGATTGGCATCACTCAAATTTGCGTCTTGGTGCAGGTGAGAACCAAAGATACTCATGGAAGGTACCTCTAGGCTATTATTCCTCAAACTGAACAAATAGGTTATGTTTGGATTTAGTGTTGAAGGGTCCACTGATCATCTGGTTTGTTTTAACCCAACACCTTTTATGTATTCACTAGAGATTGTGCAGTGTAGTCACACATCAATTAAGTTATCTTTCAGAAATAGGCAATCCTCCAAAACTGTGATGGATCATACATTTTTGGCCGCCTAGTAATGTAGTTTTGTGTCTCAATAAATGCCCCCTTTTATCATATATTGATTGTTTATGCCTATGCAGGAACCTTTGTATACTACACTGCATTGGCACCATTTCTTGGCCTTAGGCCACGTCCAGAGGCTACAAAACATGCAGAAAAAGTGCTGATGCAATCCCTGGCAAGGATTGAATCTGTATGGCTAAAAGGTGACGCCAAGTTTTTACTGGGTAGTCGTCAACCATCAATCGCAGATCTAAGCCTTGTTTGCGAGATAATGCAATTGGAGGTGTGTATGTTGCTTATTTAGATCCATTATGTTTGTTTTCCTTGTCAGGAGTTAAAGTTTGGTGCCATTGCAGCATGGGCATAACACTAGGCCCTGTATTTGTTCTATCTTTTTATTAAGATCAAGATGCCGACTTCAGTGCTATTTATTAGTAGTGAATGCTAGTGCGAGAAATTTGAATTAAGAAGGTTAAGAACTGAACAAGTGTTGAAATAGTGCTCCTAGGATATTGATTGATTGCAATTCATTGAGAAATTGAT is a window from the Sorghum bicolor cultivar BTx623 chromosome 5, Sorghum_bicolor_NCBIv3, whole genome shotgun sequence genome containing:
- the LOC8066672 gene encoding glutathione S-transferase T1; its protein translation is MSPIKVYAHRWSQPCRAVIIFCRANKIDFEEVTVDLFKSQNLTPEFRKINPMAQVPAIVDGRFKLFESHAILRYLATVFPGVADHWYPADLFTRAKIESILDWHHSNLRLGAGTFVYYTALAPFLGLRPRPEATKHAEKVLMQSLARIESVWLKGDAKFLLGSRQPSIADLSLVCEIMQLEALGDDMRNKFLGGHERILAWIDNVKKATSPHFEQAHVFLFEVKAQMQSKAAVAAKLGASEASSKHKFASKL
- the LOC110436001 gene encoding uncharacterized protein LOC110436001, translated to MAPRLSVHRHQHGFFLSQAQYAEDILQRAGMEHCNAVARPADTKPKPSTSNGVLIDDATSYRSIAGALQYLTLTRPDIAYAVPQVCLHMHAPRDVHQTMLKCILRYIKGTLTLGVQLWAAPTPTITAYSDVDWVGCPDTRRSTLGFCVFLGSSLISRSSKRQNTVSRLSAEAEYHAIANAVSECSWIRHLLGELLCRVPSATMAFCDNISSVYMSRNPLQHQHTKHIELDIHFVREKVAIGELRVTHVPSARQIADIFTKGLPSALFNDFRDSLSVPTPTVETAGGVNGLASPTTRARLSMHAL